Proteins encoded in a region of the Prunus persica cultivar Lovell chromosome G4, Prunus_persica_NCBIv2, whole genome shotgun sequence genome:
- the LOC18779868 gene encoding probable 2-oxoglutarate-dependent dioxygenase AOP1 isoform X1 yields MGSQTKPTLPTINFSIEDLKPGSASWLSTAKQVRFGLEEYGCFVAQYEQISGELLNSIFGQAKDLFEVPKENKVKNVGEEPYRGHMGPNPLLPLYESLCIDNVTSPQETQKFKNLMWPEGKTNFCETTDSFGQLLADLERTVEQLLFESYGIGKQYESVGSSNGHLLRFIKYTVPEDNDTTLRFPSHTDINFTTIVVQHDIAGLEVKTKEGDWINVECKPSQVQLVFMAGDGLQVWSNDRVKACHHRVKHCGNKTRYSIGLFTFNNGVFQVPDELVDESHPLLYNAFDSRAFIRKYATTPELKKEASPIKAFAGVKA; encoded by the exons ATGGGTTCCCAAACAAAGCCTACGCTTCCTACCATCAACTTCTCCATTGAAGACTTGAAGCCTGGCTCAGCTTCTTGGCTGTCCACCGCCAAACAAGTCCGTTTTGGCCTCGAAGAATACGGCTGTTTCGTGGCACAGTATGAGCAAATTTCTGGGGAACTTTTAAACAGCATCTTCGGGCAGGCCAAAGATTTGTTTGAGGTtcccaaagaaaacaaagtaaaGAACGTTGGTGAGGAACCTTATCGTGGGCATATGGGTCCAAACCCCCTTCTGCCACTCTATGAAAGCTTGTGTATTGATAATGTGACATCCCCACAGGAAactcaaaagttcaaaaatctCATGTGGCCTGAAGGAAAGACCAACTTCTG TGAAACCACAGATTCATTTGGGCAGTTATTGGCAGATTTGGAACGCACTGTTGAGCAATTGCTGTTCGAAAGCTATGGGATTGGAAAGCAGTACGAGTCGGTTGGTAGTTCCAACGGTCACCTTCTTAGATTCATCAAATATACAGTACCAGAGGACAACGATACCACCTTAAGGTTTCCGAGCCACACAGACATAAACTTCACCACCATTGTTGTTCAGCATGATATCGCTGGCTTGGAGGTCAAAACCAAGGAAGGAGATTGGATTAATGTTGAGTGTAAACCCTCACAAGTACAGTTGGTATTCATGGCGGGTGATGGATTGCAG GTATGGAGCAATGACAGAGTGAAAGCTTGCCACCACAGAGTGAAGCACTGTGGAAACAAGACACGATACTCAATTGGGCTCTTTACATTCAATAATGGGGTTTTCCAAGTGCCAGATGAATTAGTGGACGAAAGCCACCCACTCCTCTATAACGCATTTGATAGCCGTGCCTTTATTCGAAAATATGCTACTACTCCTGAGCTCAAGAAGGAAGCTTCTCCTATCAAGGCCTTCGCCGGTGTCAAAGCTTAA
- the LOC18779868 gene encoding probable inactive 2-oxoglutarate-dependent dioxygenase AOP2 isoform X2 encodes MGSQTKPTLPTINFSIEDLKPGSASWLSTAKQVRFGLEEYGCFVAQYEQISGELLNSIFGQAKDLFEVPKENKVKNVGEEPYRGHMGPNPLLPLYESLCIDNVTSPQETQKFKNLMWPEGKTNFCETTDSFGQLLADLERTVEQLIFESYGIGKQYESVGSSNGHLLRFIKYTVPEDNDTTLRFPSHTDINFTTIVVQHDIPGLEVKTKEGDWIDVECAPSQFVFMAGDGLQVWSNDRVKACHHRVKHCGNKTRYSIGLFTFNNGIFQVPQELVDESHPLLYNPFDSRAFIRKYATTPELKKEPSPIKAFAGVKA; translated from the exons ATGGGTTCCCAAACAAAGCCTACGCTTCCTACCATCAACTTCTCCATTGAAGACTTGAAGCCTGGCTCAGCTTCTTGGCTGTCCACCGCCAAACAAGTCCGTTTTGGCCTCGAAGAATACGGCTGTTTCGTGGCACAGTATGAGCAAATTTCTGGGGAACTTTTAAACAGCATCTTCGGGCAGGCCAAAGATTTGTTTGAGGTtcccaaagaaaacaaagtaaaGAACGTTGGTGAGGAACCTTATCGTGGGCATATGGGTCCAAACCCCCTTCTGCCACTCTATGAAAGCTTGTGTATTGATAATGTGACATCCCCACAGGAAactcaaaagttcaaaaatctCATGTGGCCTGAAGGAAAGACCAACTTCTG CGAAACCACAGATTCATTTGGGCAGTTATTGGCAGATTTGGAACGCACAGTTGAACAATTGATATTCGAAAGCTATGGGATTGGAAAGCAGTACGAGTCAGTTGGTAGTTCCAACGGTCACCTTCTTAGATTCATCAAATATACAGTACCAGAGGACAACGATACCACCTTAAGGTTTCCGAGCCACACAGACATAAACTTCACCACCATTGTTGTTCAGCATGATATCCCTGGCTTGGAGGTAAAAACCAAGGAAGGCGATTGGATTGATGTTGAGTGCGCACCCTCTCAATTCGTATTCATGGCAGGTGATGGATTGCAG GTGTGGAGCAATGACAGAGTGAAAGCTTGCCATCACCGAGTGAAGCATTGCggaaacaaaacaagataCTCAATTGGACTGTTTACTTTCAACAACGGGATTTTCCAAGTGCCGCAAGAATTAGTGGACGAAAGCCACCCACTCCTCTACAACCCATTTGATAGCCGTGCCTTTATTCGAAAATATGCTACTACTCCTGAGCTGAAGAAGGAACCCTCTCCTATCAAGGCCTTCGCCGGTGTCAAAGCTTAA
- the LOC18779868 gene encoding probable 2-oxoglutarate-dependent dioxygenase AOP1 isoform X3: MGSVPKLPTINFSIEDLKPGSASWLSTAKQVRFALEEYGCFVALYEQISEELLNNMFGQAKDLFEIPKENKVKNVGEEPYRGHMGPNPGLPLYESLCIDNVTSPQETQKFKNLMWPEGKSNFCETTDSFGQLLADLERTVEQLLFESYGIGKQYESVGSSNGHLLRFIKYTVPEDNDTTLRFPSHTDINFTTIVVQHDIAGLEVKTKEGDWINVECKPSQVQLVFMAGDGLQVWSNDRVKACHHRVKHCGNKTRYSIGLFTFNNGVFQVPDELVDESHPLLYNAFDSRAFIRKYATTPELKKEASPIKAFAGVKA, encoded by the exons ATGGGTTCCGTGCCTAAGCTCCCTACCATCAATTTCTCCATTGAAGACTTGAAGCCTGGTTCAGCTTCTTGGCTGTCCACCGCCAAACAAGTCCGGTTTGCGCTCGAAGAATACGGCTGTTTCGTGGCACTGTATGAGCAAATTTCTGAGGAACTATTAAACAACATGTTTGGCCAAGCCAAAGATTTGTTTGAGATccccaaagaaaacaaagtcaAGAACGTTGGCGAGGAACCCTATCGTGGGCATATGGGTCCAAACCCTGGCTTGCCACTCTATGAAAGCTTGTGCATTGATAACGTGACATCCCCACAAGAAAcccaaaagttcaaaaatctCATGTGGCCTGAAGGAAAGAGCAACTTCTG TGAAACCACAGATTCATTTGGGCAGTTATTGGCAGATTTGGAACGCACTGTTGAGCAATTGCTGTTCGAAAGCTATGGGATTGGAAAGCAGTACGAGTCGGTTGGTAGTTCCAACGGTCACCTTCTTAGATTCATCAAATATACAGTACCAGAGGACAACGATACCACCTTAAGGTTTCCGAGCCACACAGACATAAACTTCACCACCATTGTTGTTCAGCATGATATCGCTGGCTTGGAGGTCAAAACCAAGGAAGGAGATTGGATTAATGTTGAGTGTAAACCCTCACAAGTACAGTTGGTATTCATGGCGGGTGATGGATTGCAG GTATGGAGCAATGACAGAGTGAAAGCTTGCCACCACAGAGTGAAGCACTGTGGAAACAAGACACGATACTCAATTGGGCTCTTTACATTCAATAATGGGGTTTTCCAAGTGCCAGATGAATTAGTGGACGAAAGCCACCCACTCCTCTATAACGCATTTGATAGCCGTGCCTTTATTCGAAAATATGCTACTACTCCTGAGCTCAAGAAGGAAGCTTCTCCTATCAAGGCCTTCGCCGGTGTCAAAGCTTAA
- the LOC18778295 gene encoding probable inactive 2-oxoglutarate-dependent dioxygenase AOP2, which produces MGSLTTAHKLPTINFSIEDLKPGSASWLSTAKQVRFALEEYGSFVAQYDQISAELLNNMFGQAKDLFEVPKENKVKNVGDEPYRGHMGPNPLLPLYESLCIDNVTSPQETQKFKNLMWPEGKSNFCETTDSFGQLLANLERTVEQLLFEGYGIGKQYESVGSSNGHLLRFIRYTVPEDKDATVRFPSHTDINFTTIVVQHDIAGLEIKTKEGDWINVECAPSQAQFVFMAGDGLQVWSNDRVKACHHRVKHCGDKTRYSIGMFTFNNGIFQVPEELVDESHPLLYNAFDSRAFIRKYATTPELKKAACPIKAFAGVKA; this is translated from the exons ATGGGTTCCCTAACAACAGCGCATAAGCTTCCTACCATCAACTTCTCCATTGAAGACTTGAAGCCTGGCTCAGCTTCTTGGTTGTCTACCGCCAAACAAGTCCGGTTTGCACTCGAAGAATACGGCTCTTTCGTGGCACAATATGATCAAATTTCTGCTGAACTTTTAAACAACATGTTTGGCCAAGCCAAAGATTTGTTTGAGGTtcccaaagaaaacaaagtgaAGAACGTTGGTGACGAACCCTATCGTGGGCATATGGGTCCAAACCCCCTCCTGCCACTCTATGAAAGCTTGTGCATCGACAATGTCACATCCCCACAAGAAAcccaaaagttcaaaaatctCATGTGGCCTGAGGGAAAGAGCAACTTCTG TGAAACCACAGATTCATTTGGGCAGTTATTGGCAAATTTGGAACGCACAGTTGAGCAACTGCTATTCGAAGGCTATGGGATTGGAAAGCAGTACGAGTCGGTTGGTAGTTCCAACGGTCACCTTCTTAGATTCATCAGATATACAGTACCAGAGGACAAGGATGCCACCGTAAGGTTTCCGAGCCACACAGACATAAACTTCACCACCATTGTTGTTCAGCATGATATCGCTGGCTTGGAGATCAAAACAAAGGAAGGTGATTGGATTAATGTTGAGTGTGCACCCTCACAAGCACAGTTCGTATTCATGGCGGGTGATGGACTGCAG GTGTGGAGCAATGACAGAGTGAAAGCTTGCCACCACAGAGTAAAGCATTGTGGAGACAAGACAAGATACTCAATTGGGATGTTCACATTCAACAATGGGATTTTCCAAGTGCCGGAAGAACTAGTAGACGAAAGCCACCCACTGCTCTATAACGCATTTGATAGCCGTGCCTTTATTCGAAAATATGCTACAACTCCAGAGCTGAAGAAGGCCGCGTGTCCGATCAAGGCCTTTGCCGGTGTCAAAGCTTAA